The following proteins are co-located in the candidate division KSB1 bacterium genome:
- a CDS encoding zinc ABC transporter substrate-binding protein encodes MKTKKIMESIFIITILLTTNLFAADKIKIVTSLPDLADIARQVGGDKVEVVAIAKGYQDPHFVDPKPSHILKMIKADLFIHIGLDLEIGWVPPLLEKARNRKIYYGGTGYLNASQNIDLLEVPNTNPAELRAQGDIHIYGNPHYWLDPENGKIIAKNICDKLIAIQPEDSGYFQENLNNFIDRLDAAIRIWEERMKPYENVKIIAYHNSWPYFTKRFHIDVVSFIEPKPGIPPTPRHLVSVIKRIRTENIKVIIISPYFDDKPAKTIASKTGATVVSFAPSVEAFKGVDNYLNLFEYNLTELIKAFENYSN; translated from the coding sequence ATGAAAACCAAGAAAATTATGGAATCTATTTTTATCATTACAATTCTTCTAACGACTAACCTTTTTGCTGCCGATAAAATCAAAATTGTAACCTCTCTGCCTGATTTGGCCGATATTGCCAGACAAGTTGGTGGTGATAAAGTTGAAGTGGTTGCCATCGCAAAAGGATACCAGGATCCTCATTTTGTGGACCCAAAACCCAGCCATATTTTAAAAATGATAAAAGCTGATTTATTTATCCACATTGGATTGGACTTGGAAATTGGCTGGGTTCCGCCTCTTTTGGAAAAAGCCAGGAATCGCAAAATATATTATGGCGGGACCGGTTATCTTAATGCCTCCCAAAATATAGATCTTCTCGAGGTGCCAAATACTAATCCCGCAGAATTACGTGCGCAGGGAGACATTCATATTTATGGGAATCCTCACTATTGGTTAGACCCTGAAAACGGCAAAATAATAGCGAAGAATATTTGTGATAAACTCATTGCCATTCAACCCGAAGATTCTGGTTATTTTCAAGAGAATTTAAATAACTTTATTGACCGATTGGATGCTGCCATTAGAATATGGGAGGAACGAATGAAGCCATATGAGAACGTGAAAATCATTGCCTATCACAATAGTTGGCCATATTTTACGAAACGATTTCACATAGATGTGGTTAGTTTTATCGAACCGAAGCCTGGCATTCCACCCACGCCCAGGCACCTGGTTTCCGTAATAAAACGGATCAGGACTGAAAATATTAAAGTCATCATTATTTCACCCTATTTTGATGATAAACCGGCTAAAACCATAGCGAGTAAAACAGGTGCAACCGTAGTCTCTTTTGCACCTTCTGTCGAAGCTTTTAAAGGAGTGGACAACTATTTAAATCTGTTTGAATACAATTTAACTGAACTAATCAAAGCATTTGAAAATTATAGTAATTAG